One genomic region from Phragmites australis chromosome 1, lpPhrAust1.1, whole genome shotgun sequence encodes:
- the LOC133910719 gene encoding polygalacturonase At1g48100-like, which produces MGFTARTAIALLLALAVASSFLCDGVHGRHHHTKHTRHNPSHPPSHAPGPESPSRAPPHARPSPPAPPPSTYPTPGAPAPAPAGGVAVYDVVKDFGAVGDGVTDDTDPIKTAWDTACQDDGPGVVLAAAGYSFLVHTTVFTGPCQGSVTIQLDGTIVAPSDPNTWPANSKRNWLVFYQAHGVSLRGAGLIDGKGQKWWDLPCKPHRGGASTHGSCDSPVALRFFMSNNVTVQGLKVQNSPEFHFRFDSCRGVLVSGLSISSPALSPNTDGIHVENTQDVLITNSVVSNGDDCVSIGAGTLNVHIENVTCGPGHGISIGSLGKPGSSLACVANVTVRNAVIRHSDNGVRIKTWQGGSGSVSFENVRMDAVRNPIIIDQYYCLSHSCENATTAVFVSGVSYAGIRGTYDVRSPPIHFGCSDAVPCTNITLSDVELLPASGGTVDDPFCWNVYGNVSTPTVPPVPCLIQGVPRNFKDDSSLKCYS; this is translated from the exons ATGGGGTTCACCGCTAGGACCGCCATTGCTCTGCTTCTCGCGCTTGCTGTCGCCTCGAGCTTCCTCTGCGACGGTGTCCACGGCCGCCACCATCACACCAAGCACACAAGGCACAACCCCTCGCATCCGCCGTCCCACGCTCCGGGCCCGGAGAGCCCGAGTCGGGCGCCTCCGCACGCACGGCCCTCTCCCCCGGCCCCGCCGCCGTCGACCTACCCGACGCCTGGCGCGCCGGCTCCCGCGCCCGCGGGCGGAGTCGCCGTGTACGACGTGGTCAAGGACTTCGGCGCCGTCGGAGACGGCGTCACGGACGACACCGACCCGATCAAGACCGCGTGGGACACCGCGTGCCAGGACGACGGGCCGGGCGTcgtgctcgccgccgccgggtaCTCGTTCCTGGTGCACACCACCGTCTTCACCGGCCCGTGCCAGGGCAGCGTCACGATCCAG CTGGACGGGACGATCGTCGCGCCGAGCGATCCCAATACGTGGCCGGCGAACAGCAAGCGCAACTGGCTCGTGTTCTACCAGGCCCACGGCGTGTCGCTGCGCGGTGCCGGGCTCATCGACGGCAAGGGCCAGAAGTGGTGGGATCTCCCCTGCAAGCCTCACAGG GGCGGAGCAAGCACCCACGGATCCTGTGACAGCCCAGTG GCGCTGAGGTTTTTCATGAGCAACAACGTGACGGTGCAAGGTCTGAAGGTGCAGAACAGCCCCGAGTTCCACTTCCGGTTCGACAGCTGCCGCGGCGTGCTCGTGAGCGGCCTGTCCATCAGCTCCCCGGCGCTGAGCCCCAACACCGACGGCATCCACGTCGAGAACACCCAGGACGTCCTCATCACCAACTCCGTCGTCTCCAACGGCGACGACTGCGTCTCCATTGGCGCCGGCACCCTCAACGTCCACATTGAGAACGTCACCTGCGGGCCCGGCCACGGCATCAGCATCGGGAGCCTGGGGAAGCCGGGGTCGTCGCTGGCGTGCGTCGCCAACGTGACGGTACGGAACGCGGTGATCCGGCACTCGGACAACGGCGTGAGGATCAAGACGTGGCAGGGCGGGTCCGGGTCCGTGTCGTTCGAGAACGTGCGCATGGACGCCGTGCGCAACCCCATTATCATCGACCAGTACTACTGTCTCTCCCACAGCTGCGAGAACGCTACCACGGCCGTATTCGTCTCCGGCGTGTCGTACGCGGGCATCCGGGGGACCTACGACGTGCGCAGCCCGCCCATCCACTTCGGGTGCAGCGACGCCGTGCCGTGCACCAACATCACGCTCTCCGACGTTGAGCTGCTGCCGGCCTCCGGCGGCACGGTCGACGACCCCTTCTGCTGGAACGTCTACGGCAACGTCTCCACGCCCACCGTGCCGCCCGTGCCGTGCCTGATCCAAGGTGTGCCCAGGAACTTCAAGGATGACAGCAGCTTGAAATGCTACTCATGA